The following coding sequences lie in one Hyphomonas adhaerens MHS-3 genomic window:
- the ribB gene encoding 3,4-dihydroxy-2-butanone-4-phosphate synthase, whose translation MSDDFKHAISSIDEIIEDARNGRMFILVDAEDRENEGDLIIPATFATPEQVNFMARHGRGLICLAMTQERAHTLNLDMMTRNNRESMGTAFTVSIEAKEGVTTGISAHDRAKTIAVAIDPTRDCDDIVSPGHVFPLVAKDGGTLVRAGHTEAAVDISRMAGLYPSGVICEIMNEDGSMARLPDLVAFAQLHNLKIGTIADLIAWRRQNDRFLERRVEAPLESAYGDGFRTVCFRNVLDNSEHIAIVHGTITPDSTTLVRVHRTDVLADILGERGPRQGLVEKAMRIIAKAEEPGVIVFVNTMQPNAIAERMGLKSSTPKDPTAPLREYGIGAQILRELGVRKMIFLSDTQPTRVAGLDGYGMTIEGWRRLNEETN comes from the coding sequence ACGAGATCATCGAGGATGCCCGTAACGGGCGGATGTTCATTCTGGTCGACGCAGAAGACCGGGAGAATGAAGGCGACCTCATCATTCCGGCGACTTTTGCGACTCCGGAACAGGTCAACTTCATGGCCCGGCATGGCCGGGGGCTGATCTGTCTCGCCATGACTCAGGAGCGTGCGCACACGCTCAATCTCGACATGATGACCCGGAATAACCGGGAAAGCATGGGCACCGCCTTCACCGTCTCGATCGAGGCGAAAGAGGGCGTGACGACCGGCATTTCCGCGCATGATCGCGCCAAGACCATTGCGGTCGCTATCGACCCGACCAGGGATTGTGACGACATCGTCTCGCCGGGGCACGTGTTCCCGCTGGTCGCCAAGGATGGCGGCACGCTGGTGCGGGCGGGCCATACCGAGGCCGCTGTCGATATCTCCCGCATGGCGGGCCTCTACCCGTCGGGCGTAATTTGCGAGATCATGAACGAAGACGGTTCCATGGCCCGTCTGCCAGACCTCGTCGCCTTTGCGCAGCTGCACAATCTCAAGATCGGCACGATTGCAGACCTGATTGCCTGGCGCCGCCAGAATGACCGCTTCCTGGAGCGCCGGGTCGAGGCGCCTCTGGAGTCGGCTTATGGCGATGGATTCCGGACCGTCTGTTTCCGCAATGTGCTGGATAACTCGGAACATATCGCCATCGTTCACGGCACGATAACACCGGATTCGACGACGCTGGTCCGGGTTCACCGGACCGATGTGCTTGCGGATATCCTGGGAGAACGTGGCCCAAGGCAAGGTCTGGTCGAGAAAGCCATGCGTATCATCGCCAAGGCTGAAGAGCCGGGTGTGATCGTTTTCGTGAATACGATGCAGCCCAATGCGATTGCGGAGCGTATGGGCCTCAAGTCATCCACACCCAAGGATCCGACGGCGCCGCTGCGGGAGTATGGGATTGGCGCACAGATCCTAAGGGAACTGGGCGTGCGCAAAATGATTTTCCTGTCCGATACGCAGCCCACCCGCGTTGCAGGGCTTGACGGATACGGCATGACGATAGAGGGGTGGCGCCGCCTCAACGAGGAGACAAACTGA
- the ribH gene encoding 6,7-dimethyl-8-ribityllumazine synthase, which translates to MADRVLIAVSHYYKHISEEMLAGAMEVLEAADAKVTVMEVPGAFELPGLIAMGADSGRFDGAIALGCVIRGETTHYDYVCGESARGLMDLIVNRRQAIGYGILTVENEEQALARADRKRGNKGADAANACLSMIKFRKELIR; encoded by the coding sequence ATGGCTGACCGGGTCCTGATAGCGGTTTCGCACTATTACAAACATATTTCCGAAGAGATGCTGGCTGGCGCGATGGAAGTGCTGGAAGCAGCCGACGCGAAAGTCACCGTCATGGAAGTCCCCGGCGCGTTTGAATTGCCGGGACTGATCGCGATGGGCGCGGATTCCGGCCGTTTTGATGGTGCGATCGCGCTTGGCTGCGTGATCCGTGGTGAGACCACGCATTACGATTATGTTTGCGGTGAGAGCGCGCGTGGCCTGATGGACCTCATCGTCAACCGCCGCCAGGCTATCGGTTACGGCATCCTGACCGTGGAGAACGAAGAGCAGGCGCTGGCCCGTGCAGACCGCAAGCGCGGCAACAAGGGCGCCGATGCTGCCAATGCCTGTCTTTCGATGATCAAATTCCGCAAGGAACTCATTCGTTGA